TTTGTTCAGGTGCCGagtaggtgtgtgtttgtgtgtttaggtGTGGACTGGTGTTTGTCACAGTGTAACCGAGGCAGAGAATGGGATTGAATGTACCGGAGAGCCCTCTTTCTGTCAAGTGCTGATGTTTGGAACAAAAGTGACCATCAGGAGCAGATGCTGCTCAGATGGAGAATTGTCTCAGAAACACCAGCATTTACTGTACTTTAGCCATTTGTTAATggataatcacattttttgtaatattttagttatttgtggatattttatttaacagattaattttgtttgtgtgtttgtctgtttgatTTTGCATGTTCATGTGCCATTGACATCCCCTTCAAATGCAAAACTATCATAAGTCCTGTCAAGTTAAATATGGTTTAATTTTTCCCTATGTAATAACTGAaaatattaaactgaaataattgGGCACTTCGttaacaaaactatacaaaaactCTTCATTTGTAATGCAGGTAAAGTTAGCACAGGGCacttacacaaatacacaaatacttaCACAAATACTCCAGACCATGTGAGACCCAAATTTGATTTTGGCCTGGACTTGGATATTGCAAAGACATTCAAACACTTTTCACCCCACATTATGTTAGTTAACATGTAAATTGccaatattacaattattttctttttcaaatatttggattttttcacagtatctcctataatattttttgttctggagaatgtcttatttgttttatttcggctagaataaaatcagtttttaatttaacaaaccattttaaggtcaatatattaGCCCTCTGAAGCAGTacttttttccgattgtctacaaaacaaaccatcattatacaatgatttgcctaattatctcaacttgcctaattaacctcgttaaacttttaaattgcactttaatatcttgaaaaatatctagtcaaatattatttactgtcatggcaaagataatataattcagttattagaaatgagttattaaaactattatgattagaaatgtattgaaaaacatcttttgttaaacagaaattggggggaaattacaggggggcttataattcaggagggctaataattcagacttcagctgtatatattctGATATTATGTATATTCTGAATAATTTCAACTCTTAAAAGCTAAAATGACTTGCTTCTGAATCATTCTCTGGAGTTTATACTTCATAGCATtataatgaaaaacagaaattaGTTTTGAGATTGGTTATTGATCACATTACATATAACCAACATTTTACTAAAACTGTTCATTTACGCACACTCAAGCCAATCAAGATGTTTTTGCAGTAGAATATCAAATAATACTGGAGctgacataacacaacataagcTGTCTCTCACTTCAGAAGGACAGGATGCATTCGAAGGGCACTGCGTCATCGCGGCGCGACAAAGACGGTCTCATTTTAAAAGAATTAGAATCCAACCTCAAAATGCATCCTTCGTTTCCCAGGTCATTTCATTTTGCGCTGATAACGGCAGTACGTTTTGAAAAAAAACCTctggattaaatgtatgaattaggtttattttacccTGTAGATCtatttggatttgcattataaacattaaataaaaattaaaaaggtattgctttttatataatatattaagattttagttatgatactctcaaaatcattcggCGTAATCCgctgatttttaacacaattttgcgcagaaatagcaaaaaatgtccgcagattctgtctggctgtACCTATAAATTTAAGTGAGTGTTAGATGATGGCAAAAGTAATCTAAAGGTAAAAATagcacacacaattaaatacactcctgcatatttttatattacataaacccttttatcaaaataataattattgcttTCCTCAAAACATGACCACAAGCAGAACCACAGTGCTGAAGCCTTTAACAAACATTATTTGCATTTGAACTGTCATGCACATGGATGACAAGCCATATAGAATACATCTGTATCTTTAAATTATTCCATGGCCAACAGTGTTTTTGATGCAGTTAAGATGTTAATCACAAAATGGAAAAGCAGTGATCTTAGTTAACAAATTACAAGTGTGTTTACACAGGGCCCTCAATCTCATTATACAGACAGAGAGAGGTCATTGATCTATAGTCTGTGAACCGTCATGGCACATCAGGGTTGGAAATTCTCCTTTATATGGTGATTCGTGAGATGGCAGCCGTTCGTAATCTTGTTAGTGTGAATCTGGAAAACCGTGAGAGGAGCAGAGGACCGATTTGAATGATGAACGGCTAATTTGTAAATGGGAAATGTGACTGTTAAACTGATGATGAAATCGGGCACGTCTCAACTAATCTGAAATGCTAGGTACTGGTAAGAATTGTACTCATTTGCTTTTTTAATGCCCACACTACACAGTGATTTTTATTTGTCTGCAGTACATCATTTCTTGGATACAGAtgccattttatttgaataatttaatttaaataattctacAATTGTTGAGTAGCTTTTAATAcagattttaatttgaattttttttagataCATTAATTTAGGCCCCATTTCAGTTTTAATCATAATTTCTGCAAGTGATGTCATGTGGGTCCTGTAAACCACTCAACTGTTTCAAATCGACCGTTGCACTGGATGACGCAGTCAATATTTATTTCCTATTCTGAATGACAGACAGTTCACTACAGTTTGTAACTCATAGCCTAGTACTGCAATCATCAGAGATGGTTTAATGATCAGTGTGTTTGATGTATAGCCAGAAAATGGTGTTGAAATTGTCAAAATATAGTCAAATTGTGTCCAATTTAATAAAATTCACCATTCCATTGAGCCAAATTGTATCTGTACTGAATTCATTGACATAATAGTCGAAGTAAGAAGTAACCCATTCAAATAACATTGTTTTGGCAGTGTGAACAGTCCATATTGCTGAAGAAATTCATCTGTCCACTTAGTTTGAATGCAAAACAGGTCAtacactgcatcccaaatggtaCACTATAcattatgcactatgtacttatgcacttacacactcaacagcatagtatatgaatttagtgtcatcccaaatggaacactaatggtttttTTACAAaccggaaattcaaaccatttcctaGATGACGTTTGGTTgccaaattagtaaaataaatgaccaaattgTACCTggcatgagtataaccgcattcaacATTGGTAAGTGGCAAAGTCATTCTCGTAAGGGAATTTTGCTTGCACAAtccaaattaaataaagtaatctGACATCATAGCTCCGCTCCTTCCAttacgtgagcaaagctgtgtcgatgagtgtgtgaagtgtccaacattccacacttctttttaacGGTTAAATGAGttcatcatccgggtatttaaagtagATATGAAGAATAAAAATGTCAGTGTTAATGCAGTACTATGCTggtactatttatactacaaaatggtatAAAATAGTGTgcaagtatgcaatttgggatgcacctatctAAAAGAAGCAAGGACATGATGTCATGAGATGTGACCATAAATGTGGAAAATGTAGAGGTTGCTTAAGCTTGTTTTTTTTCAGTTCTACTCACTGTGAACCTAAAGTTGCAGAAGTCTTGCCAAAGTCTTTAAAACAGCCCAAATGCACCAGAATTTGTCAGATAAGCTAGAAAAGATCCTGACTTCTGTACCTAATTGCAGTTGTGTTGAGTTAAAGTGGGAGGCAAACCTACCAGTTTTTCCAGAAATACCAAACAAACTGCTTACGAATGACTCGCACGCCCTTCTCATGTGATGCAACCTTAAATGCAATGAGTTCCTTCAGCAAAACACGTTTTAAAACTCCCAGCTGCAAGAGGAAACCTGAACCTCAGACTAGACCTTTATTAAAGCTAGACATATTATTAAGTCCCTCAAAATATCAATTATTTAGGTCAATTTTTTTGCCTAGACAAATAAGGCTGATCATGTTATAGCCATGGGATTAgtgcttaaagtgacgtttaaaggcttaactaggttaattaggttaactaggcaggttagggtaattaggcaagttatcgtataatggtttgttctgtagactattgaaaaaaataaagcttaatggggctaataattttgaaaaaatttgtacattttaaacttgcttttattctagtcgaaagaaaacaagactttctccagaagaaaaaatattatcagaaatactgtgaaaatttccttgctctgttaaacataatttggggaaatatttaaaaaagaaaaaaaattctaagggggttTAATGagtctgatttcaactgtacatgttagtgtgctccaaaacagtgacaaaatgcgCCTTTAGGAGATATAAAATCGATAAAAACAAGTAacgcttgtagtttgtcacttccgtctaaatggatcaatgtttttttttcatatcatcTCATACTTCTCATCTAAGCTCGACCAATAAAATGCTTTCTtctgtctgacatgccccaccccctttaaGATGCTTTTCATTTCATCATgcttgagctcaatcactctcactgACAGAGTTGCAATAAAAACCAAATGGCTACTTTTTTAAAAAGGAGAGGGGCTACTCTACGtctctctctttattttttttttcagttacgattgtcaaacattgaataaaaatgaacatttcaaagTACTTCACAGGATTTTTAAAATAAGGGTACTGTTTTTGCAGTGCAATATACTGTACAGAGCTGTACATGGTTGTCATACTTTTGCCAGTTTGACTGACAGTTCCGAATTTTTGCCTTTCCTCTTCCTCATCCCTCTGAGTGGTGTCATCCGGGagctttattatttatatattttcactgCATGGCGTTTCAGTGAAGACATCAAAGTACAGACTTGTGGGAAGCCCTTGAGTGGTGTCCATCATTTGACAAGAACCTTATAAAGTTTTAAAGCTCTTTGACACATGACTTCTCTCTGCCCTTCTTATCTTTCTTTATGTTCTTCCTTCACCCCCTGGCCTGATGTCTGACTCTGGCAATCTCTGAATCAGAACCACAGTTTTTCTTATGACAGTACAAACGTTTAGAATGACAGTTGATTTTTAATATGAATTCAAACTAGTACTAACCCAATGAAAATATCTATATAACCAAGGATGAATgaaatttgtttttcaaaatttcTGACACCATAAGCAAGCtcgttataataaaaaaactattaaatacatGTAAAAGGTCATTTCAATTAACAGTGCAGCTTAAAAAATAGTCATTTCAACtctaaataatactaaataattagtatttttactaaataatattatctaagattaataaatactgtaataaatattctGCTCCTCATAGTGTGTTAATAGCTTTAGTAACTAACTTTGTGTATTATtgagttgtttttgcattattccCCCTAACTCAAAGTATCAACTGGCAATTTTATTAACAATTTTGTATAATTattctttttacagtgtgggtttcTCGTTGTTTTCACATAATTCGAAATGTCTTAGCATgagtttgttctgttctgttcacgTAACTGTCTCTAATAAAATTTTTctcacaattttaaatatttcacactgTGACTGTTTCTTGTAATGGTCAAGTTTGATCTCAAAGTAAGACTTTTTTCCTAATTCTTGAACATTTATGTCTTACAGTGTGGTTTatagtaggcatgggacaataaccggtttcaaggtttaccgcggttttaAAAGTCAaggaaaagaacttattttgcagcagtaatcaaaatactgtgaaaccgtgatattttaatccaaggttatcataccatcagaatcttataccagcccatgcctagtttaTAGCAACATATTTTCCTCACAATTGATACCATGTCTCAtagtgattttttatttatttattttttttgctcataGTTGCACATTTATTTTCAGAATAACCTTGCTTTAGCCCTATATTATGAGGttcaaacttgtttttttttgcaggtaAATTATTCGTTTTGTCATTTTGCTGTTTTGCAGGGGCCCAAAGGCCAGACTTCATCCCAGAAGTTGGCGAAGAAGCAGTGGATGCAGCACCATGTTCACCCTGCACTGTCCTAACTGAGCAGGAGCAGGCAGAGCTCCACAGTGAACTACAAAAGGTCAACATCTTTCAGTGGTGTTATATTTAAGATTCCAGCCTCAATAATgacttaaatttatttttgtaacgacagcatggtggctcagtggttagcaatgttgcctcacagcaagaaggtcgctggtttgagtcccggctgggccagtttgcatgttctccccgtgttcgcatgggtttcctccaggtgctccgctttccctctcagtccaaagacatgcactataagtgaattgggatgaattaaattggccgtagtttgtgagtgtttgtgtgaatgcaagagtgtataggtgtttctcagtactgggttgcagctgaaagggcattagctgcataaaaacatatgctggaatagttggcggttcatttcactgtggtcacccatgataaataagggaccaagccgaaggaaaataaaagaatgaaactggccgttgtgtgtgtgcgtgcgtgcgtgcgtgtgtgaatgagagaatgtatgggtgttttccagtactgggctgcaTCTGGAaagccatccgctgcgtaaaacatatctggaatagttggcggttcattccgctgtggcgaataagagactaagctgaaggaaaatgaataaatgaaagtctGAACTCATGTTGCAGTATTTCGAAGTATGCTGTATCTTGTAGCTGAATCAATTTTTTGTGGATAAAAccagaattaatgaatgaatggcacCAAAATTGATTTTCCACATCAGGTGAATTGTTGTATCCTGCTTCCCTACAGGTGGAAGATGAAATCCAGACTCTTTCCCAGGTGCTGGCGGCCAAGGAGAAGCAGGTGGCGGAGATCAAGCGGAAGCTGGGCATCACTCCACTCAACGAGCTCAAACAAAACCTGAGCAAGGGCTGGCATGATGTCACCACCTCCACTGCGTACGTGCCCTTACTCGCCTCGGGCATCTGCATGCCGCCCGCAGCCTCTCGTACTGCTGCTGAGGAGCGGCTCCATCTGTCATTGCTTCTGCTGTGCATTCACACTTGCCATTTGGCTGAATTACATTAAAGTACAGTTGTAAACATTATTAATCTTACTAGAGAGCTCCAGCTGTCAGAATTACGTTAGCTTGTGTTTTAGTGTATTGTAATGTTGGTAACATTTCTTCTAAACATCTGTACTGGACAGGTATAAGAAGACCTCAGAGACCTTGTCCCAAGTGGGTCAAAAGGCGACGACAGCATTTTCCAGCGTAGGCACAGCCATCACCAGAAAGCTGGAGGATGTGAGGTGAGATTGCAGTTGAAGTCCTATTGTCTTTGTGTCCAAACCTAGTCCTGAaggtaaactctgcaggacagtggccctccaggaccatgcttggacacccctgttttagcTATTCATTGTACCCTTTAGACAAATGAATAGTCACTAATACCTACTAATAATTTCTGTTCCAAACCACATTGGTTTCATTCACACAGCAGCATATAATTGTTGTGTTTTTTGGAGATCAAACAGGGTGGAGTTTTAGCGGGTGACTTTGAGAAGCATATTACCAATCTCATGGTATTTGTAGGGGTATTTGAGAATATCGAACGACTGACCATAATTATAGATTCATTTCATATTCATAAATAAagtcttattttgtttaaaatggatGAAATTTTCGTTTCGtaatgttttaaatgcaaatgaatgtATGTTTTCTAATTTCACCCAAAAGAGAGATTCTTATTCAAGGCCATTTCCACAAAAAGGTCATGAAGACTTTGTTAAAGGAacattcctttttttaaaaaatatctaccctaatgttaaacagttgagttttgagTCAATTCAGTTGATCTTCAGGTGTGGCTAGatcaattttagcttagcttagcatatatatttgaattggactagaccattagcatcttatggcccgtttccactgagtggtatggtatgggacgcttttatggctgtttccactgtcaaaatgtacCATAAAGCTAACTTTACCGTACCCCTTTTTGGGTACTCTTTTGAAAGGGtccctagcacaacaaaagggtaccaaaaggtggagctagactcgcagctgaacgctattggtttacagagaaatgtcaccAGCACGTACACAAGCaggtgaatgaaaacaaaggaagtgacatttttaaatacacaactgagacattacactgtaataatatatacatataataacgagctatggttgacccgagctcaaacaaaccttgtcgtcatcttgatgaagagcgaaatctaccctgtgccttgtagttgtttacaaggctgtctaaagaacaaacggtttcactttctccagagagctcgcgtgCACTTgctgcgcatctatatttgaaataactaactccttaagctgatgataatagcgTGCACGTGatcattgaagtgcttctgacatccagtcctttcagaaatggacaaacacaagagtgaagtgcgaaaaaacaaaggagaagccggaaaaacttaggagcaaatgattctttcagcaacctgaaacataaacaaactgccatgtttaagtattatcatcaccttttggactattttgaagtcagaatgacggaattactttctaacagaggttacatgtgctgctgagagacagatgagaggtttgcactgactgggctatatgctgtgtgttgtttttgaacccaaataagcactaaatgaatgctgtgtgtagtttttctgtaattggtaacaaatcagagactgtaagggtctatatgtgttcatatgtgttgcatttatttgtttattttatagaatTGCAGAccttacagtaggctatttcgcattatCACTGATTTGCAGTTttgatcaaatcatgttcatagaaaggttagcaATGAACATTTTTACACAAGTATTAATGAGTAAAAAGCatcttgtattaaaggacaaaattgtattacaaataatatataaatataaatatatttatagattttaatacaattgttttcttttgttgtgaagaaaaaatctaattaaatatagaaagcatcgtcaatgcaccatgatgaACCGAGATATCAgattgaaccgaatcgatagcatgataatcataaccgaaccgtaagaccagtgtaggttcacacccttactaatggtctaatccgattcaattattcaTGCTAAGATAAAAGcgctcctgccagacccaaagattgactgaatggattcaaaaatggtaaaactcaactgttttactCTTAGGGAGTTGTTACTTAAACCTATTTCCAAAAATAGGGGTGTTTCTTTAACATTATCCATATGAATCAGATAGTTTTGAAATGGCTTGAGTTTATTTGATGAACATTTTTAATCCATGCTTTAATTCACATACTGTACACCGATGAGCCATTAGGGCCAGTCAAAGGTGAAGCAAATATCACTGATCATCTCTCAACAAGGCTATATATTAAAGTCTGGGTGGATTAGATGGAAAGCAAACAATCAATTCTCATAATCCGTGTTGAATGCAGGAGAAATGACAAGGGCCAAATTATGACAAAGCTTATGGGGTGACATTTTACCAATAGTAATCTGAAGAGGGAAAATCCATGGCACCATGATACACCAGAGACAAATTTCGGAGTGGATTCCTGTCATGTCCAAATTTTGGATTATTTGAGTATAAATGCACATGGTGAATATGGTATACTGAGCCTCAAGCATCCTTGATATGTGAGAGATTGATTCATATGGAttgaaaatgttatattttacaggaattAACTTTTAATAGAGCTATAGAACATtctctgttttttattatatacatttgtttattatagtttatttgaTCATGTAGACAGTATTCAGTCCACTCCATTTCCTGTAAGATAATTTGAGTCACATGCCTTAGTAAATGCATTCATCAACCCCTAAAACAGACTGTGTGAATGTAGCCATTGTGGTCACCACTTAGACATGTGCCTTTAGCAATCACTACTGGGCAAAATGGCAAAGGACTCAATTTTGCACCCCCACAGTAGAATTGTCAGAATTGAGGTAGAACAAAACCATTAACCATAGACAcccacattacacacacacacacacacaagtcaaaGCAACTGACATACGCTCAATTTCACCATCTTACGACACTCTTGCTGCAACGCTGGCAACATTGTTAACTGTTTTTGCTAATGACACCTCTGCCATTTACAGATTACAGTCATTTTCCAATTCTTTTGGGTAAGACTGTTTACAGTGGCTTCAAACAAAAGCTGGTTATTTTGGCTGCTACGCTTGTCAGTAGTGTGATGAATGGTTTTATAGTGAGGCATGCACTTAGAGGTAGTCTAGTCTCCCATTTCTTCCCCATAGTGTGCATGCAGACCTTTTCTTCTTGAACCTTTgctttaaagggagagttcacctaaaattcatcatttactcacctttcacttgttgcatgcttgtttgagtttctttcttctgttgaacacacatgaagaaatctggaaatgggtaatcattgacttccatcgtTTTCCCCACTGTGGATGTCAGGGGtcactggttttcagctttcatcaaattatcttcttctgtgttcaactgaataaagtaaaccacttgagggtgagtaaatagtgagtacattttccttttttgttttggtgaactctctctttaatGCATAATTGAATGGATTCTTGCAACTATTTTAGGGTTCTTGTTACAAGAATAGTTCGCCCAAaatttttaaatgatcatttaaatgtgtttttcttctgctgaacataaaagaaaatatttggagttttcttttctttttttttaagccaATAACATCAAGATATTCTTTTCAATAGAATATGCAGTGCTTGAAatacatagttcacccaaaagtgaaaatatactcctcatttactcactctcaagtggttcctcacttttatgagtttccttttttgttaaacacaaaagatcatTTGAAAAATCTTAGGCTAAGTTCaaactgcagccaaatgtggTCCGGATCAgattttttgcccacatgtgacttgGGTAATGACAGTATGAACAGCCCAAactgcatggaatctgatctttgcAGTTTGGAGTTGTGCCAGAttcatatgtagtattaaatcagacacagatctgatgttttgcaatctgACTGCAGTGTGAACAGTTATGTAGGATTTcttgtgacttttacataatctttgagtGACATGCGTCATCCTTCTGTGCTGCAGACATCATCTATTCCTCAGAAGtatagtagaatggcacacagggcAATAACTTTACCAcggaaagttggttgttcattttgaaagcaaaactggtgcttgttaaccaatCTGGTTTACGATTGGGGCATAGGTTGATCGTGAAGCTGAAGAGCGTCAGGGGTGTTGCGGGTAGGGGTTCCGAGAGGCACTTTAATCTTAAGGGGAACTTTCTCtccgaaagaaaaaaaatgggcaGGTGCTCAAGCACCCAAACCCCCTTCTGAACGTACCTGTTGTTTATAACGAattaatatgaaattaaataaaatgaaaataaaatgaaataactctgcaaacggagataatccaactccgccttcacagttcagtctgcagcTGCTCATAATCCcgtgatgagttcactacaccggtggtcagaAAGACGCACACTGCGGGTGTGATatatcacaaatgatcagtgtttttaaTCACGAGTGACTTATTTTAGGTCTCAAACGCTGAAATAAACATTAGCAGTAGCAGAAGAACCCTTTACacttcatgaaatacaccacagtTGTCTGTGtaaagggcaataatcatattaagcataatctgacaacatgcttacttcatacagtgtgcacattgtgtgcataatttgGCATTTTGTGCTGTCTGTAACTGTACTTTTGCACATGctggtcagtttaggaccatgatctgttcacacggcaaatctgatattggccacatttata
This DNA window, taken from Danio aesculapii chromosome 19, fDanAes4.1, whole genome shotgun sequence, encodes the following:
- the tpd52 gene encoding tumor protein D52 isoform X1 — encoded protein: MEENDQGAQRPDFIPEVGEEAVDAAPCSPCTVLTEQEQAELHSELQKVEDEIQTLSQVLAAKEKQVAEIKRKLGITPLNELKQNLSKGWHDVTTSTAYKKTSETLSQVGQKATTAFSSVGTAITRKLEDVRLQSFSNSFGNTPSFKSFEEKVETLKTKMSPKPSTSDIEEVSDSTPDGEPMIKQPDDTFSPDQQPH
- the tpd52 gene encoding tumor protein D52 isoform X3; this translates as MEENDQGAQRPDFIPEVGEEAVDAAPCSPCTVLTEQEQAELHSELQKVEDEIQTLSQVLAAKEKQVAEIKRKLGITPLNELKQNLSKGWHDVTTSTAYKKTSETLSQVGQKATTAFSSVGTAITRKLEDVRLQSFSNSFGIRSIQHSASMPVMR
- the tpd52 gene encoding tumor protein D52 isoform X2; the encoded protein is MEENDQGAQRPDFIPEVGEEAVDAAPCSPCTVLTEQEQAELHSELQKVEDEIQTLSQVLAAKEKQVAEIKRKLGITPLNELKQNLSKGWHDVTTSTAYKKTSETLSQVGQKATTAFSSVGTAITRKLEDVRNTPSFKSFEEKVETLKTKMSPKPSTSDIEEVSDSTPDGEPMIKQPDDTFSPDQQPH
- the tpd52 gene encoding tumor protein D52 isoform X4, with the translated sequence MEENDQGAQRPDFIPEVGEEAVDAAPCSPCTVLTEQEQAELHSELQKVEDEIQTLSQVLAAKEKQVAEIKRKLGITPLNELKQNLSKGWHDVTTSTAYKKTSETLSQVGQKATTAFSSVGTAITRKLEDVR